The following are from one region of the Salvia splendens isolate huo1 chromosome 2, SspV2, whole genome shotgun sequence genome:
- the LOC121774202 gene encoding uncharacterized protein LOC121774202, with the protein MKLIPNELHGGRWLKSKFVKAVHCGFDDDIETFIVVDETKQEYRDMHGDFYNIARLIEGDGDKSRTFTQIMAEGRKEVLGEGNVLSISEKRLMIEKFYGSHVPSQIDVHPPDVVRTKGSGRRLSLLENEMREMSKPGRKCGKCGEVGRHDSRNCDKIQEEKNK; encoded by the coding sequence atgaaattaatcccTAATGAATTACATGGAGGACGTTGGTTGAAGTCTAAATTTGTCAAGGCTGTGCATTGTGGGTTTGATGATGATATTGAAACATTTATTGTTGTCGATGAGACGAAGCAGGAGTATAGGGATATGCATGGAGATTTTTATAATATTGCACGACTTATTGAAGGAGACGGTGATAAAAGTCGAACATTTACACAAATTATGGCTGAAGGGAGAAAAGAAGTACTTGGTGAGGGAAATGTGTTGTCAATTAGTGAAAAGAGACTAATGATTGAGAAGTTTTATGGATCACACGTCCCTAGTCAAATAGATGTTCATCCGCCAGATGTCGTCAGAACCAAAGGTTCCGGTCGACGTCTTTCCCTGCTTGAGAATGAAATGAGAGAGATGTCCAAGCCTGGTCGGAAATGTGGAAAATGTGGCGAGGTTGGTCGgcatgattcaagaaattgtgACAAGATACAGGAGGAGAAGAACAAGTAA
- the LOC121774210 gene encoding protein FAR1-RELATED SEQUENCE 5-like, with amino-acid sequence MYEEEEESFDTPVSSRRPIGVKAAKNKGKVKIETSLRIPQVACLQALRWKIDQLRNRDYIIEELTENNSDNVDIIGSAHGRLYCMIFAPFTGKDNHWRPVAFGACLLSKENADSFSWLFERFVKCMGSAPKLIITDQDLGMKVDVERVLVDTRHRWCMWHIVFKVMEKLPKNLLGNEDLKKELNNCVWSELIEPEEFDEEWNKVMEKYGLKDNEWLSSMFASRKFWVSAFFRDFPMSSLIKTTSISESQNIFFKRYSKFRSNLVEFLMNYNNALDGQRSNNNRLEYLDFNTIPTLKTNSAIEKHASTIYSDSGFKLIQSEIEEAVDNVTW; translated from the exons CACACCGGTGTCTTCTCGACGTCCCattggcgtcaaggctgcgaagaacaaggggaaggtgAAG ATAGAGACTTCCCTACGGATCCCTCAAGTTGCTTGCCTCCAAGCACTCCGCTGGAAAATCGATCAATTACGAAATCGAGATTACATCATCGAGGAATTGACAGAGAACAACTCCGACAACGTCGACATTATCGGTTCAGCACATGGAAGATT GTACTGCATGATATTTGCACCGTTCACGGGAAAAGACAACCATTGGAGACCTGTAGCATTTGGTGCATGCTTATTATCTAAAGAAAACGCTGATTCCTTCTCATGGTTGTTTGAACGTTTTGTCAAATGTATGGGTTCTGCACCAAAATTGATCATTACTGATCAGGATTTGGGAATGAAGGTTGATGTGGAAAGAGTCCTTGTTGATACAAGACATCGATGGTGCATGTGGCACATCGTGTTTAAGGTTATGGAAAAGTTACCAAAGAATCTACTTGGCAATGAAGACTTGAAAAAGGAGTTAAACAATTGTGTGTGGTCTGAGTTGATAGAGCCTGAAGAATTTGATGAAGAATGGAATAAAGTAATGGAAAAATATGGGCTTAAGGACAATGAGTGGTTATCCTCGATGTTTGCCTCACGAAAATTTTGG GTGTCTGCATTCTTTAGGGATTTTCCAATGAGTTCACTAATAAAGACCACATCAATATCTGAATCTCAGAACATATTCTTCAAGAGGTACTCCAAGTTTCGTTCTAATCTTGTTGAATTTCTTATGAATTACAACAATGCATTGGATGGCCAAAGGAGCAACAACAATAGGCTAGAATACTTGGATTTTAACACAATTCCAACTTTGAAAACAAATTCAGCCATCGAGAAGCATGCTTCGACAATATATAGTGATAGTGGTTTCAAACTAATTCAAAGTGAGATTGAGGAAGCAGTTGACAATGTCACTTGGTGA